A genomic segment from Chitinophaga niabensis encodes:
- a CDS encoding TonB-dependent receptor domain-containing protein codes for MRKFQLMMMMCLISVVSYAQYNINGSLRRGDEPVAHATVILLPGSQQKLSDENGFFRFTKLTPGTYTIKIGDYEETIVITDKHVVADINLLKNITLSDVVVTGKRNESVSGMLKDVSGTTINAGKKTEVINMRHINANLATNNTRQIYARIPGLNIWEYDRGGLQLGIGGRGLSPNRSSNFNIRQNGYDISADALGYPESYYTPSSEAIERIEIVRGAASLQYGPQFGGLINFIMKEGPKAKPFELTTRQTLGSYGFFNSFNSVGGTIAKNKLNYYAFYQFKRGDDWRPNSHYDQHNAYVHLAYDVTPKFRITGEYTLMKYLAQQPGGLTDAQFKEDPSVSVRARNWFKVDWNLISLNLDYAFNEHTRLNWRNYTLQGGRDALGVLSYINRPDNGGNRDFLSDRYSNFGSELRFIHQYKFIKDLRSTVLVGTRVYKGLTKRKQGSASDGSGDDFVFNGLEPDLSGFKFPGTNIAAFAENVFQINKHWSITPGIRFEHINTKSEGYYYKLNIFIPNERITESRSNPRSFTLLGVGTSWKFNNGTEVYANISQNYRSINFNDIRVVNANAKVDPDLKDEDGYNVDLGFRGTYRNWLYLDVSLFYLKYNGRIGSIFTRDSSFMTYRLRTNVSDSRNYGLETLLEGDLLKAITRGRSKYKLNVYTSLSLIDARYINTKNTAIADKLVENVPPVLVRTGLSFGSPRFNITYQYSYQAKQYSDATNTEETPTAVDGAVPAFSVMDLSLSYNWRKFTVYTGVNNLADEKYFTRRADGYPGPGILPADRRNLYVTLQFKL; via the coding sequence ATGAGAAAGTTTCAATTAATGATGATGATGTGCCTGATAAGTGTGGTGTCCTACGCACAATACAACATAAACGGCTCCTTACGCCGTGGCGATGAACCAGTGGCGCATGCAACGGTAATACTATTGCCCGGCTCACAACAGAAACTAAGTGATGAGAATGGTTTTTTCCGGTTCACGAAACTCACACCGGGCACATACACTATCAAAATAGGTGATTATGAAGAAACCATTGTGATCACAGATAAACATGTGGTGGCAGATATTAACCTGTTAAAGAACATTACCCTTTCCGATGTGGTTGTCACCGGTAAAAGGAACGAATCTGTATCCGGTATGCTGAAGGATGTTTCCGGCACAACCATCAACGCGGGAAAGAAAACAGAGGTGATCAATATGCGGCATATCAATGCTAACCTGGCTACTAATAATACCCGCCAGATCTATGCACGCATACCCGGCCTGAACATCTGGGAGTATGACAGGGGGGGGCTGCAGCTTGGTATCGGTGGGCGTGGCCTCAGTCCTAACCGTTCTTCTAATTTTAATATCCGCCAGAATGGATATGATATCAGTGCGGATGCGCTGGGATATCCTGAAAGTTATTATACACCTTCTTCAGAAGCGATAGAAAGGATAGAGATCGTTCGCGGTGCGGCAAGCCTGCAATATGGCCCGCAGTTTGGAGGGCTGATCAATTTCATCATGAAAGAAGGCCCTAAGGCAAAACCTTTCGAACTCACTACCAGGCAAACGCTGGGTTCTTATGGATTCTTCAACTCCTTTAACAGCGTAGGTGGTACTATTGCTAAGAACAAGCTGAACTATTATGCTTTCTACCAGTTCAAAAGAGGAGACGACTGGCGCCCGAACAGCCATTATGATCAGCACAATGCTTATGTACATCTTGCCTATGATGTAACGCCCAAATTCAGGATCACGGGAGAGTATACTTTAATGAAATACCTGGCTCAGCAACCCGGAGGTTTAACAGATGCACAGTTCAAAGAAGATCCCTCCGTATCTGTACGGGCAAGGAACTGGTTTAAAGTTGACTGGAACCTGATCAGCCTGAACCTGGATTATGCGTTTAATGAGCATACGCGCCTGAATTGGCGGAATTATACATTGCAGGGAGGAAGAGATGCCCTGGGGGTCTTATCGTACATTAACCGCCCTGATAATGGGGGGAACAGGGATTTCCTGTCTGACCGTTACAGCAACTTTGGCTCGGAGCTCCGTTTCATTCATCAGTACAAATTTATAAAAGACCTGCGGAGTACAGTATTAGTAGGTACCCGTGTATATAAAGGGCTCACTAAACGCAAACAGGGAAGCGCCAGTGATGGCAGTGGGGATGACTTTGTTTTCAATGGCCTTGAGCCGGACCTTTCCGGGTTTAAATTCCCCGGTACCAATATCGCCGCTTTCGCAGAGAATGTATTCCAGATCAACAAACACTGGAGCATTACCCCCGGCATCCGTTTCGAACATATCAATACAAAGTCGGAAGGGTATTACTATAAACTGAATATTTTCATTCCCAACGAGCGGATCACGGAGAGCAGAAGTAATCCGCGTTCCTTTACTTTACTCGGGGTAGGAACTTCCTGGAAGTTCAACAATGGCACTGAAGTATATGCCAACATTTCCCAGAATTACCGTTCCATCAACTTCAACGATATCCGCGTGGTAAATGCAAACGCAAAAGTGGATCCCGATCTGAAAGATGAAGATGGGTATAATGTAGACCTTGGGTTCAGGGGTACCTACAGGAACTGGTTATACCTCGATGTGAGCCTCTTCTATCTTAAGTACAACGGCAGGATAGGTTCTATCTTTACCCGTGATTCCAGTTTCATGACCTACCGCCTGCGCACGAATGTATCAGACAGCAGGAACTATGGGCTGGAAACTTTACTGGAAGGAGACCTGTTGAAGGCCATCACCCGGGGAAGATCAAAATATAAACTGAACGTATATACAAGTCTTTCCCTGATAGATGCCCGTTATATCAATACAAAGAATACCGCTATTGCAGATAAGCTGGTTGAGAATGTACCCCCTGTTTTAGTACGTACGGGATTGTCTTTCGGCAGCCCGAGGTTTAATATCACCTACCAGTACTCCTACCAGGCCAAACAATATTCTGATGCTACCAATACAGAAGAAACCCCCACGGCAGTTGATGGTGCTGTGCCGGCCTTTAGTGTAATGGACCTGAGCCTCAGTTATAACTGGCGGAAGTTCACCGTTTACACCGGGGTGAATAACCTGGCAGATGAAAAGTATTTTACGCGCCGTGCCGATGGCTATCCCGGGCCTGGTATTTTACCGGCGGACAGAAGGAACCTGTATGTGACGCTGCAGTTTAAGTTATAG
- a CDS encoding Crp/Fnr family transcriptional regulator, which produces MSNIAEIGLYNYLAENKVPGLKENVKLITLKKGAQLYGTSERFTDIYEIVAGAVKLGGISGKGKDYIYELVTPGEFFGNLAVLGDTFCEFCKTLTATQFRSYKVDFFKHLMTHDPKVAEWCFAKIVYRWNKTESMLANIRSYEPRERILLLYADLHKKIVTPGNREVFLNKLITYNDIADLTATTRQLAADTIR; this is translated from the coding sequence ATGTCCAACATCGCGGAAATTGGCCTCTACAACTATTTGGCAGAGAACAAGGTGCCCGGATTGAAAGAGAACGTGAAACTGATCACCCTTAAAAAGGGTGCGCAGTTATATGGCACCTCAGAGCGCTTTACAGATATCTACGAGATCGTAGCCGGTGCTGTAAAACTAGGGGGTATTTCAGGCAAGGGAAAGGATTATATCTATGAACTGGTAACACCCGGCGAATTCTTTGGTAACCTGGCCGTATTAGGTGATACCTTTTGCGAGTTCTGTAAAACCCTCACCGCAACACAGTTCCGTTCCTACAAAGTAGATTTTTTCAAACACCTGATGACGCATGATCCCAAAGTGGCAGAATGGTGTTTTGCCAAGATCGTATACCGCTGGAACAAAACAGAATCCATGCTGGCCAATATCCGTTCTTACGAACCCCGGGAGCGGATACTTTTATTATATGCAGACCTGCATAAGAAGATCGTTACACCCGGCAACCGGGAAGTATTCCTGAATAAACTGATAACGTATAATGATATAGCAGACCTCACTGCAACAACGCGGCAACTGGCTGCAGATACGATCAGATAG
- a CDS encoding alkaline phosphatase family protein, whose protein sequence is MRRNTLCFAMASLCLLFSSSPVFAQQPKQAKYVVLISIDGLRPDFYLDPSWPVPNLHFMKDNGTYAEGVRGVFPTVTYPSHTTIITGAMPARHGIYYNTIFSDSGSTGTWYRDEKFIQTATLWDAVHQGGMTSACLSWPVSVGAPIDYNVPESWERGANINPNVAPAGLWEEIQQNATGKLSYNQMTLNNLAIDENLSRMAAYLLKKYKPNFTTVHIVCVDHAQHETGRSGDEVKKALASADHAVSNILEAIQAAGIADSTAIIVTGDHGFVDINTSFNPNVLLAKNGLTDKNNWKAMFHSSSGSAFLHLKNKGDVKTLAKVRAILDSVPASVKKLYRIVEKPELDKIGADPNAVLALAAIEGVSISGSSSGGLVRPGRGGTHGFFPDFAHIETGFIAYGAGISNGVVVPKMGLEDIAPVIANLLGLQFNAPDGVLLPGIIRSQGRRENRPVVNGNINDTK, encoded by the coding sequence ATGCGAAGGAACACGTTGTGTTTTGCAATGGCATCCCTATGCCTTTTATTTTCCAGTTCACCTGTATTCGCACAGCAGCCAAAACAGGCAAAGTATGTAGTACTTATCAGTATTGACGGATTAAGACCAGACTTCTATCTTGATCCTTCCTGGCCTGTGCCCAACCTGCATTTCATGAAGGATAACGGTACCTATGCAGAAGGTGTGCGTGGTGTTTTTCCTACCGTCACCTATCCCTCTCATACTACTATTATTACAGGTGCTATGCCTGCACGTCATGGCATCTATTATAATACCATCTTTTCTGATTCCGGTTCTACAGGTACCTGGTATCGTGATGAGAAATTTATTCAGACCGCTACGTTATGGGATGCCGTACACCAGGGGGGGATGACATCTGCCTGCCTGTCCTGGCCCGTATCTGTTGGCGCTCCCATAGATTATAATGTACCAGAGTCATGGGAGAGAGGAGCAAACATTAATCCTAATGTAGCGCCTGCAGGCCTTTGGGAAGAGATACAGCAGAATGCTACCGGTAAGCTCAGCTATAACCAGATGACACTTAATAACCTGGCGATAGATGAGAACCTGAGCCGCATGGCTGCTTACCTGTTGAAAAAGTACAAACCTAATTTCACCACCGTTCACATTGTTTGCGTAGATCATGCACAACACGAAACCGGCCGTAGTGGCGATGAAGTAAAGAAAGCACTGGCTTCTGCAGACCATGCGGTGAGTAATATACTCGAAGCCATACAGGCTGCAGGCATTGCAGACAGCACGGCTATCATCGTTACCGGAGACCATGGTTTTGTGGATATCAATACCAGTTTCAATCCCAATGTATTGCTTGCTAAAAACGGGCTCACTGATAAGAATAACTGGAAAGCCATGTTCCACAGCAGCAGCGGTTCCGCTTTCCTGCACCTGAAAAATAAAGGAGATGTTAAAACACTGGCCAAAGTACGTGCTATCCTGGATAGTGTTCCTGCATCCGTAAAAAAACTTTACCGCATTGTAGAAAAGCCTGAATTGGATAAGATCGGTGCAGATCCCAATGCCGTATTAGCCCTCGCAGCCATTGAAGGCGTATCTATCTCCGGCAGCAGCAGCGGAGGACTGGTAAGGCCGGGCCGTGGCGGAACACACGGTTTCTTCCCTGACTTCGCGCATATAGAAACAGGATTCATTGCATATGGTGCAGGGATCAGCAATGGTGTGGTAGTGCCTAAAATGGGGCTGGAAGATATCGCGCCTGTTATTGCCAACCTGCTGGGATTACAATTCAATGCACCGGATGGTGTGCTGTTACCCGGAATAATAAGATCGCAGGGCCGCAGAGAGAACAGGCCCGTAGTGAATGGAAATATTAATGACACAAAATAG
- a CDS encoding TonB-dependent receptor, with the protein MLTKKTLRYLLCMFLLPLSMSAQVTSGLITGTVKGPDGKGLEGASVTAIHQPSGTRSVNVARKGGSFTLTGLRIGGPYILKVEFVGYKPQIVEDFRILLGEPYDITVTMTNETVRELQGVSINSVKRKAATEKSGAATVIDSRQLATLPSFSRSITDFTRLTPQSNGGSSFAGRSGYYNNLKVDGANLNNSFGLSSDPLPGGGAEPISLDAFDEISVNIAPVDVRQSGFTGAGINAVTKSGTNEYHGSIFTFYRDPSMNGRKVADIVYDRQTGSSKKSFGANFGGPIIKNKLFFFINGEYEVNSGSRITNYIPSGLPEGSTVVGTESFPHVDSLAKLSKFLKDTYGYETGAYIDYPSAKRDNYKYIVKLDWNINNRHKLTAKFQDYVGNEEPSSINGNSIIGGGGFSLPGSTSVISTLPNSRMSNRSLAFANSVYGFKHTVRSGTLELNSNYRNISNNLLVTISRIQDTRITNSSPFPLVDIMEGTAVAHNYMTFGYEPFSYNNDVINKVWNITDNFSYYTGKHTITAGFSYEHQMVGNMFMPGAQSYYVYNSLNDFITQAAPLYYSYAYSMVPGKKAVYSAELNYGQAALYVQDEIKVTPKLKVTLGLRAERPVYTQKALENPAITALTFPDKNGTMKHYNGQWPGPQINFSPRIGARWDAFGDKSLIIRGSMGVFNGLNPFVWLTNMPTNSGMYQNAVALRNTNADEAKVLADMKFDPNVDGYAGLFPPVAGTSIPTNIVLIDPNFKFPQIFRTDIAVDKNLGNGWNFTAEGLITKDINAVRMRNGNLKEATGIANGPDNRPRFISPNASDRYIYPSLGSAVIVENTSKGYSYALTAQLSKGFAKGFYGSIAYTFTGAKDISGNSGSQAYSIWNSNPTVGTSNEMELNPSSSVARHRVISMLSYRIEYLNHAATTISLIYEGSPNGNLTYRLNGDMNGDGNNQDLMFVPSKATDLTFEAYSATVNGATINFTPEQQAAALDKFINNSPYLSKRRGKYAERNGGISQWGNDLSARVMQEFFIKVGGKRHTLTFNADINNVPNLLNKYWNIQKGSTTTQPLAFRSYNANGVPVYRMQSTNGQLYTNPFQTSYSSGNTWSMQIGARYTF; encoded by the coding sequence ATGTTAACGAAGAAAACGTTACGCTACCTGTTATGTATGTTCCTCCTGCCGCTGTCAATGAGCGCACAGGTGACCTCAGGGTTGATCACCGGTACTGTAAAAGGCCCGGACGGAAAAGGCCTGGAAGGCGCTTCCGTTACCGCAATACACCAACCCTCCGGAACACGTTCTGTAAATGTTGCCCGTAAAGGCGGGTCGTTTACACTCACGGGTTTACGCATAGGCGGACCTTATATTTTAAAGGTGGAATTTGTAGGCTACAAACCACAGATCGTGGAAGACTTCCGTATTTTATTAGGTGAACCTTACGACATCACCGTTACCATGACTAACGAAACCGTAAGGGAGTTACAAGGCGTTAGCATCAACTCTGTAAAGCGAAAAGCAGCTACAGAAAAGAGTGGTGCCGCTACAGTGATAGATTCCAGGCAACTGGCCACACTGCCTTCTTTCTCCAGGAGTATCACAGACTTCACCAGGTTAACGCCACAATCCAATGGAGGTAGTTCATTTGCAGGCAGAAGCGGTTACTACAACAACCTGAAAGTAGATGGTGCCAACCTGAACAACAGTTTCGGATTAAGCTCAGACCCATTGCCCGGCGGTGGTGCAGAGCCCATCTCCCTGGATGCGTTTGACGAGATCTCTGTAAATATAGCACCGGTAGATGTACGCCAGTCCGGCTTCACAGGTGCAGGCATCAATGCCGTTACTAAAAGCGGTACCAATGAATACCACGGGTCTATCTTCACTTTCTACCGCGATCCATCTATGAACGGAAGGAAAGTAGCAGATATCGTGTATGACAGGCAAACCGGTTCTTCTAAAAAATCTTTCGGTGCCAACTTCGGTGGCCCGATCATTAAAAATAAACTCTTCTTCTTCATCAATGGAGAATATGAAGTGAACTCCGGTTCCAGGATCACGAACTACATTCCCTCCGGCTTGCCGGAAGGCAGTACCGTAGTAGGTACCGAATCCTTTCCGCATGTGGATTCCCTGGCTAAGCTCTCTAAGTTCCTGAAAGATACCTATGGTTATGAAACAGGTGCTTATATTGATTATCCCTCTGCTAAAAGAGATAACTACAAGTACATTGTTAAGTTAGACTGGAACATCAACAACCGCCATAAGCTCACGGCCAAGTTCCAGGACTATGTAGGTAATGAAGAGCCTTCTTCCATCAATGGTAACTCTATCATCGGCGGCGGTGGATTTTCCCTTCCGGGTTCTACTTCTGTAATATCCACATTACCCAACAGCCGGATGAGCAACAGGTCCCTGGCCTTTGCCAACTCGGTATACGGATTCAAACACACCGTGCGTTCCGGTACACTGGAACTGAACAGTAACTATCGCAATATTTCCAATAACCTGCTTGTAACAATCAGCAGGATCCAGGATACAAGGATCACCAACAGTTCACCATTCCCGCTGGTGGATATCATGGAAGGTACTGCCGTGGCACACAACTATATGACCTTTGGTTATGAGCCTTTCAGCTACAACAACGATGTGATCAATAAGGTATGGAACATTACAGATAACTTTTCTTATTATACCGGTAAACATACTATCACTGCCGGTTTCTCCTATGAACACCAGATGGTAGGTAATATGTTCATGCCGGGTGCACAAAGCTATTATGTGTACAATTCGCTCAACGACTTTATCACACAGGCTGCACCACTTTATTATTCCTATGCTTATTCCATGGTGCCTGGTAAAAAAGCCGTGTATTCAGCTGAACTGAATTACGGCCAGGCTGCCTTATATGTACAGGACGAAATAAAAGTAACGCCTAAATTGAAAGTAACGCTGGGCCTGAGAGCAGAAAGACCGGTGTATACCCAGAAAGCACTGGAGAATCCTGCCATCACTGCACTGACCTTCCCTGACAAGAACGGTACCATGAAGCATTACAACGGTCAATGGCCAGGCCCGCAGATCAACTTCTCACCACGTATCGGTGCAAGATGGGATGCATTTGGCGATAAATCCCTCATCATCAGAGGTAGTATGGGGGTATTCAATGGTCTTAATCCTTTTGTATGGTTAACGAATATGCCTACCAACTCCGGTATGTACCAGAACGCCGTAGCATTACGTAATACCAATGCAGACGAAGCCAAGGTACTGGCAGACATGAAGTTCGATCCTAACGTAGATGGATATGCAGGTCTTTTCCCACCGGTAGCCGGTACTTCTATTCCTACCAACATTGTATTAATAGATCCTAATTTCAAATTCCCGCAGATCTTCAGAACAGACATTGCGGTGGATAAAAACCTGGGCAATGGCTGGAACTTTACAGCAGAAGGTTTGATCACGAAAGATATCAATGCTGTGCGCATGCGCAACGGTAACCTGAAAGAAGCCACCGGTATTGCCAATGGCCCGGATAACAGGCCCCGGTTTATTTCTCCTAATGCTTCAGACCGTTATATTTATCCTTCACTGGGATCGGCTGTTATCGTGGAAAACACCAGCAAAGGGTATTCCTATGCTTTAACTGCACAGTTGTCTAAAGGATTTGCGAAAGGTTTCTATGGTTCAATCGCTTATACTTTCACCGGTGCGAAAGATATTTCCGGTAACTCCGGTTCCCAGGCATATTCTATCTGGAACTCAAATCCAACCGTAGGTACTTCCAACGAAATGGAACTGAACCCGTCTTCTTCCGTAGCCCGCCACAGGGTGATCAGCATGCTGAGCTACAGGATAGAATACCTGAACCATGCTGCTACTACCATATCCCTCATTTACGAAGGATCACCTAATGGTAACCTTACCTACAGGCTCAATGGCGACATGAACGGCGATGGTAATAACCAGGACCTGATGTTTGTTCCTAGCAAAGCCACAGACCTCACTTTTGAAGCATATTCTGCTACTGTGAATGGTGCTACTATCAATTTTACACCAGAGCAACAGGCAGCAGCATTGGATAAGTTCATCAATAACTCTCCTTACCTGAGCAAACGCCGTGGTAAATATGCAGAAAGGAATGGTGGTATCTCCCAGTGGGGTAACGATCTCTCAGCCCGTGTAATGCAGGAGTTCTTTATCAAAGTGGGCGGAAAGAGGCATACCCTCACCTTCAACGCAGATATCAATAATGTGCCCAACCTCCTGAACAAATACTGGAACATCCAAAAAGGAAGCACTACCACGCAGCCATTGGCATTCAGAAGCTACAATGCAAACGGGGTACCTGTTTACCGGATGCAAAGCACCAACGGCCAGTTATATACCAATCCGTTCCAGACCTCTTATAGTTCCGGCAACACATGGTCTATGCAGATCGGCGCACGTTATACTTTCTAA
- a CDS encoding glycerophosphodiester phosphodiesterase family protein yields the protein MRRIGIVAVLLLMVHIAGAQQLRFKTTKELQEFLSYSKVRYPLVSAHRGGPEKGFPENALETFRNSSLSQPLIIECDITLSKDSVLVLMHDNRLDRTSTGKGPVGDYTLKELQTFYLKDNNGDTTSFRIPTLDAALLWGKGKVIYTLDVKRGVPYAKVIEAVRRCKAESCSVIITYSADQAAEVSKLAPDLMISASIQKQEDLLRLNSYGVPNNRLVAFIGTREADAALYQYLHENKVLCILGTMGNLDKQAIAKGDRSYYEYVERGADILSTDRPHEAGAMLQLYIKSQKK from the coding sequence ATGAGAAGAATCGGTATAGTTGCTGTACTGTTGCTGATGGTACATATTGCAGGTGCCCAGCAACTTCGTTTTAAGACAACAAAAGAGCTGCAGGAATTCCTCTCTTATTCAAAGGTCCGCTATCCGTTGGTGAGCGCACACCGTGGTGGCCCGGAAAAAGGCTTCCCGGAGAATGCGCTGGAAACGTTCCGGAACAGCAGCCTTTCCCAACCGCTGATCATTGAGTGTGATATCACACTGAGCAAAGATTCTGTATTGGTATTGATGCATGATAACCGATTGGACAGGACCTCCACCGGAAAAGGGCCTGTAGGGGATTATACTTTAAAAGAATTGCAGACCTTTTACCTGAAGGATAATAACGGAGATACTACCAGCTTCCGCATTCCTACCCTGGATGCGGCATTGTTATGGGGAAAAGGTAAAGTGATCTACACACTGGATGTTAAACGTGGTGTGCCTTATGCAAAAGTGATAGAAGCGGTGCGCCGCTGCAAAGCAGAATCCTGTTCCGTGATCATCACCTACAGTGCGGATCAGGCTGCAGAAGTTTCCAAACTGGCACCGGACCTGATGATCTCTGCCTCCATACAAAAGCAGGAAGACCTGCTCCGGCTGAACAGCTATGGCGTTCCCAATAACCGCCTGGTGGCTTTTATTGGCACAAGGGAAGCAGATGCAGCGCTTTATCAATACCTGCATGAGAACAAGGTCCTTTGCATCCTGGGTACCATGGGCAACCTGGATAAACAAGCCATTGCAAAAGGTGATAGAAGCTATTATGAATATGTAGAACGTGGAGCAGACATCCTGTCTACAGACAGGCCGCACGAAGCAGGTGCCATGTTACAGTTGTACATTAAAAGCCAAAAGAAATGA
- a CDS encoding alkaline phosphatase family protein, with the protein MMILLLLLSNMAYSQDTAQYKVPGRRNSAAAQKQPYVILISADGFRYDYAEKYQAEHLLQFGKEGVKAASMIPSFPSVTFPNHYSIATGLYPSHHGIVNNSFYDAGKKESYSMGNKPKVRDGAWYGGTPLWVLAEQQQMVSASMFWVGSEADVKGIRPSYYYNYSERIPMENRIKAVTDWLNLPEDQRPHFITFYVSEPDHAGHRFGPDAPETAAAVRGVDSIIYQLTEAVRATGLPVNYIFLSDHGMTNADREHPLPTPASFDSTKFLIAASGTMMVIHAKDKAAIQPFYETLKKEELHYKAYLKTNVPAELHYSDTDDRMNRIGDILLVPEWPYVFSSRKPGAGHHGFPPLQVKDMHATFMAWGPAFKQKMSIPSFENVNVYPLIAEILGLKVTEPIDGRKEVLHNILK; encoded by the coding sequence ATGATGATACTGTTGCTCCTGTTGAGCAACATGGCCTATAGCCAGGATACGGCACAATACAAAGTACCCGGCCGCCGCAACAGCGCAGCCGCGCAAAAGCAGCCTTATGTGATATTGATCTCTGCAGACGGGTTCCGTTACGACTATGCAGAGAAATACCAGGCGGAACATTTACTGCAATTCGGTAAAGAAGGGGTGAAGGCCGCTTCCATGATCCCTTCTTTTCCCAGCGTTACATTTCCCAATCACTATTCCATTGCAACAGGGCTTTATCCTTCCCATCACGGGATTGTGAACAATAGCTTTTATGATGCGGGCAAAAAGGAAAGTTATTCCATGGGCAATAAACCCAAAGTAAGGGATGGCGCATGGTATGGCGGTACTCCTTTATGGGTACTGGCAGAACAACAGCAAATGGTAAGCGCCAGCATGTTCTGGGTAGGTTCTGAAGCAGATGTGAAAGGAATACGTCCTTCCTATTACTATAATTACAGTGAGCGGATCCCCATGGAAAACAGGATCAAAGCGGTAACAGACTGGCTGAACCTGCCGGAGGACCAACGCCCGCACTTCATTACTTTCTACGTGTCAGAACCAGATCATGCAGGGCACCGCTTTGGACCCGATGCTCCTGAAACAGCAGCTGCGGTGAGAGGAGTGGATTCCATCATTTACCAGTTAACAGAGGCCGTGCGTGCAACCGGACTTCCCGTCAATTATATTTTTTTATCAGATCATGGTATGACGAATGCAGACAGGGAACATCCGCTGCCAACACCTGCAAGCTTTGATAGCACTAAGTTCCTGATCGCCGCTTCCGGTACCATGATGGTGATACATGCAAAGGATAAAGCAGCTATCCAGCCCTTTTACGAAACATTGAAAAAGGAAGAGCTGCATTATAAGGCATACCTGAAAACCAATGTACCTGCTGAACTGCACTATAGTGATACAGATGACAGGATGAACAGGATCGGAGACATCCTGCTGGTTCCGGAATGGCCGTATGTTTTTTCCTCAAGAAAACCCGGCGCAGGGCATCATGGATTTCCGCCTTTACAGGTGAAGGACATGCATGCCACTTTCATGGCGTGGGGCCCTGCGTTTAAACAAAAAATGAGCATCCCTTCTTTCGAGAACGTGAATGTATACCCGCTCATCGCAGAGATCCTGGGATTGAAAGTAACAGAACCAATAGACGGCCGTAAAGAAGTACTGCATAATATTTTAAAATAA
- a CDS encoding endonuclease/exonuclease/phosphatase family protein, translating to MKRILIYLTTALFIGQASAQEFRPGMLYTPDHTPGDTLKIMAYNTENLTDLKDNLYINNRMEDSQDKKKEEKAALLVKVIKAANADIVMISEFETVAYLRELSQKNELGYKYFASSESQTWYQNTMIMSKVPIGTFRTYGSVYSPIVGEKDEQGKQAMQININSRMWIAEVWPTAGQRLYLCGVHLKAGRNKSDTATRIGQTALLKGEFERIVKEDKKACILMAGDFNSTPESDEFKMLQQGSKRARFIDPLAGTSVYSHPAGNPRWRIDHMVFNKNLSAKIVPGSTGPAYILSKEEMTEMSDHLPVVTKILLH from the coding sequence ATGAAACGAATACTCATATACCTTACCACAGCACTCTTCATTGGCCAGGCATCCGCACAGGAATTCCGTCCCGGTATGTTATATACGCCGGACCATACACCAGGCGATACCCTGAAGATCATGGCCTACAATACAGAAAACCTCACAGACCTGAAGGATAACCTGTATATCAACAACCGCATGGAAGATTCGCAGGATAAAAAGAAAGAAGAAAAAGCCGCCCTGCTGGTAAAAGTGATCAAAGCTGCGAATGCAGATATCGTAATGATCTCTGAATTTGAAACAGTGGCCTACCTGAGAGAGCTGAGCCAGAAGAATGAGCTGGGCTATAAATACTTTGCTTCTTCAGAAAGCCAGACCTGGTATCAGAACACCATGATCATGAGCAAAGTGCCCATTGGTACTTTCAGAACATACGGCTCCGTGTATTCCCCTATCGTAGGAGAGAAGGACGAGCAGGGAAAGCAGGCCATGCAGATCAATATCAATTCCAGGATGTGGATCGCAGAAGTATGGCCTACAGCAGGCCAGCGTTTATACCTTTGCGGCGTACATTTAAAAGCAGGCAGGAATAAAAGCGATACCGCTACCAGGATAGGTCAAACAGCATTATTGAAAGGAGAGTTTGAACGCATTGTTAAAGAGGATAAGAAAGCCTGCATCCTCATGGCCGGAGATTTTAACTCCACGCCGGAAAGTGATGAGTTTAAAATGTTGCAGCAGGGAAGTAAAAGAGCCCGTTTTATTGACCCCCTGGCAGGTACAAGCGTTTATTCGCATCCCGCAGGTAATCCCCGCTGGAGGATCGATCATATGGTGTTCAACAAGAACCTCTCTGCTAAGATAGTACCCGGCAGCACAGGTCCGGCTTATATCCTGAGTAAAGAAGAAATGACGGAGATGAGCGATCATCTGCCGGTTGTAACCAAAATACTGTTACACTGA